TGGTGGCGGCGGCGACGTTTCTGATCATCGCGCTGTCGATTCCCATCGGCGTCTACAGCGCGATCAAGCCCCGGGCCTGGCTTACGCGGTTTTTCATGAGCGTGTCGATCGTTGGCATCTCGATTCCGGTGTTTCTCACCGCCATCGTGCTGATCCAGATCTTTGCCATCGGCATCAGCTGGGCGCCCTTCCCCGCGGATACCGGCTGGGGCGCCTGGCTCAACGACGTGCTCTCCACCGAGGGCGGCATGCCGGCCTACGGCCGGGGCGATCCGGTGCCGGTGTTCGGCCCCTGGGAAACCAACTTCTCAAGCCTCGACGGGCTCAAATACCTGGTGCTGCCGGCGGTGTCGCTGGCCTCGATCATGCTGCCGCTGTTTATCCGCCTGATCCGCGCCGAAATGCTCGAGGTGCTGCAGTCCGACTACGTCAAGTTTGCCCGGGCCAAGGGCATTTCCATGCGCCGCATCTACTTTCTGCACGCGCTGAAAAACACCATGCTGCCGGTGATTACCGTGGGCGGGGTGCAGATCGGCACCCTGGTGGCCTACACCATTCTCACCGAGACGGTATTCCAGTGGCCGGGCATGGGGCTGATGTTTCTCAACGCCATCCAGCGCTCGGACATTCCGCTGATCGTCACCTACCTGATGATCGTGGGCCTGATTTTCGTGATCACCAACACCCTGGTCGATCTGATCTACGGCCTGGTCAACCCCACCGTCAA
This DNA window, taken from Halomonas piscis, encodes the following:
- a CDS encoding ABC transporter permease is translated as MIAFLIKRLFHALLVMFVISLIAFAIQDNLGDPIQQLVGQSVPESEREALREEFGLNDPFITQYLRFAGNALQLDFGYSYVFNQPTTEVIARHLPATLELVAAATFLIIALSIPIGVYSAIKPRAWLTRFFMSVSIVGISIPVFLTAIVLIQIFAIGISWAPFPADTGWGAWLNDVLSTEGGMPAYGRGDPVPVFGPWETNFSSLDGLKYLVLPAVSLASIMLPLFIRLIRAEMLEVLQSDYVKFARAKGISMRRIYFLHALKNTMLPVITVGGVQIGTLVAYTILTETVFQWPGMGLMFLNAIQRSDIPLIVTYLMIVGLIFVITNTLVDLIYGLVNPTVKLTGKPA